The proteins below come from a single Chryseobacterium capnotolerans genomic window:
- a CDS encoding phosphatidylinositol-specific phospholipase C domain-containing protein: protein MKKYIYGAAFCMTALLQAQNQCQNPRINQLQIVGTHNSYAQPVDPKVLDMVTPIIKGMMQKYDSMMSEEQKAKFKEYHPNGMDLKEGLNYNHPDFTEQLNANLRGLEIDVYYDPEGSRFSHPTSYEALKAKGITDLAPFNIQGLDQPGFKVLHMADIDFRTHYPTLKDALTTLKTWSDQHPGHTPVFMMIEAKDSGFPILENSTKVLPFDKKTYDDLDTEIIKYLGKDKIITPKEVQGKYNTLKEAVTHNNWPKLNDSKGKFIFMLLPGSAGTLSSKNNPYLINGSLKERVMFLNSEPEDSFAGFILRDNAIVRQKEIQELVKQGYMVRTRSDIETYEAKVNDSTRSKAAFTSGAQVISTDFFRPGNTYGTPYFVQPPQGNEYFNNPINTSCK, encoded by the coding sequence ATGAAAAAGTATATATACGGAGCTGCATTTTGTATGACAGCTTTATTACAGGCACAAAACCAATGTCAGAATCCAAGAATCAACCAGCTTCAGATTGTGGGAACGCATAATTCATATGCTCAACCTGTAGATCCTAAAGTATTGGATATGGTTACTCCAATTATCAAAGGAATGATGCAAAAATATGACAGCATGATGTCTGAAGAACAAAAAGCAAAGTTCAAGGAGTATCATCCAAATGGGATGGATTTAAAAGAAGGATTAAACTATAACCATCCCGATTTTACAGAACAACTGAATGCTAATCTCCGTGGTCTGGAAATAGATGTTTATTATGATCCGGAGGGCAGCAGATTCAGCCATCCTACCTCCTATGAAGCTTTAAAAGCAAAAGGAATAACCGATTTAGCTCCTTTTAATATCCAAGGATTGGATCAGCCTGGATTTAAAGTATTACATATGGCTGATATTGATTTTAGAACCCATTATCCTACTTTGAAAGATGCACTTACCACTCTTAAAACGTGGTCTGATCAACATCCCGGGCACACTCCTGTCTTTATGATGATCGAGGCAAAAGATTCGGGGTTTCCTATCCTGGAAAACAGTACAAAGGTTTTACCCTTTGATAAAAAGACTTATGATGATCTGGACACAGAAATCATAAAATATCTTGGAAAAGATAAGATCATTACTCCAAAAGAAGTTCAGGGAAAATATAATACTTTAAAAGAAGCTGTAACCCACAATAACTGGCCCAAACTAAATGACAGCAAAGGGAAATTCATCTTTATGCTGCTGCCAGGAAGCGCAGGAACCTTATCTTCAAAAAACAACCCTTATCTGATTAACGGTTCACTAAAAGAAAGAGTGATGTTTCTAAACAGCGAACCTGAGGATTCTTTCGCAGGATTTATATTAAGAGATAATGCGATCGTGAGACAAAAAGAAATTCAGGAGCTGGTAAAGCAGGGTTATATGGTAAGAACAAGATCAGACATTGAAACCTACGAAGCCAAAGTCAATGATTCTACCCGTTCCAAAGCAGCTTTCACCAGTGGTGCTCAGGTTATTTCCACTGATTTTTTCCGACCGGGAAATACTTATGGAACGCCTTACTTTGTACAGCCGCCTCAAGGAAATGAGTATTTCAATAACCCGATCAATACTTCATGTAAATAA